A single region of the Bifidobacterium asteroides DSM 20089 genome encodes:
- a CDS encoding fumarylacetoacetate hydrolase family protein: protein MRIARFSYKDTPRYAFVQTDKQDGKDYLVELSGYPLTGQQVEPTGKRYPLDDEDVRLLAPVIPSKIYGAAKNYRAHAAYMAEHGQSSNPEPPEKLMLFMKPSTSVIGPDDPIVKPSYSKDMNYEPEVAVVIGRMARKVSVNEAMDYVLGYTCVNDVTLRDLQKNDPMWTRCKGFDTACPLGPWIETDLDYRDAKISFKLNGEEVPEASGTTANLIHSIPEQIAFISSFATLLPGDVIMTGTPHATGSLKNRDEATVQIEGIGYLRNVVIDE, encoded by the coding sequence ATGAGAATCGCGCGTTTTTCCTACAAGGACACCCCACGATATGCTTTCGTCCAAACTGACAAGCAGGACGGCAAGGACTACCTGGTAGAGCTAAGCGGCTACCCCCTGACCGGTCAGCAGGTCGAACCCACCGGCAAGCGCTACCCTCTGGACGACGAGGATGTGCGGCTGCTGGCCCCGGTCATCCCCTCCAAGATCTACGGAGCAGCCAAGAACTACCGCGCTCACGCCGCCTACATGGCCGAACATGGCCAGTCCTCGAATCCTGAGCCACCGGAGAAGCTCATGCTCTTCATGAAGCCTTCCACCTCGGTCATTGGTCCTGACGACCCCATCGTCAAGCCCTCTTACAGCAAGGACATGAACTACGAGCCCGAGGTTGCCGTCGTCATAGGCAGGATGGCGCGGAAGGTGAGCGTCAACGAGGCCATGGATTATGTGCTGGGCTACACCTGCGTCAACGATGTGACCCTGCGCGATCTGCAGAAGAACGATCCTATGTGGACCCGTTGCAAGGGTTTTGACACCGCCTGCCCCCTCGGGCCCTGGATCGAAACCGACCTGGATTATCGGGATGCGAAGATATCCTTCAAGCTCAACGGGGAAGAGGTGCCCGAGGCCAGTGGCACCACCGCCAACCTGATCCACTCCATTCCCGAACAGATTGCCTTCATTTCCAGCTTCGCCACCCTGTTGCCCGGCGATGTCATCATGACCGGTACCCCGCACGCCACAGGTTCCTTGAAAAACCGGGACGAGGCCACGGTCCAGATAGAGGGAATCGGCTACCTGCGCAATGTGGTCATCGATGAGTAG
- a CDS encoding YggS family pyridoxal phosphate-dependent enzyme, translated as MVAYMDHKDLGNRRISSERAVQIADGVKRVAERIAKAEDSAGRKEGSVTLLAATKTRDVGEIMAAIDAGVRRIGENRPQEVTAKAQGLLELCRDRGLALGVDATDNDSSSLGFHLIGQLQSNKINKILPYVDTVESVDGPSLARKLATRALAAGRTVGILLEVNESGEQAKSGCAPDQALDLAYELAAMEGIRLKGLMTVGAHVDDEAVIRSGFAHLRGLRDRIRDSGQPGTDTCTMLSMGMTGDMEYAVAEGSTEVRVGTAIFGPRAFI; from the coding sequence ATGGTCGCCTATATGGACCACAAGGATCTGGGCAATCGGCGGATCAGCAGTGAACGGGCCGTGCAGATCGCGGATGGGGTCAAGCGAGTGGCTGAAAGGATCGCCAAGGCGGAGGACTCCGCCGGTCGAAAAGAGGGTTCGGTGACTCTGCTGGCGGCCACCAAGACACGCGATGTGGGCGAGATCATGGCGGCCATTGATGCCGGGGTGCGTCGGATTGGCGAGAACCGTCCACAGGAGGTGACCGCCAAAGCCCAGGGATTGCTGGAACTCTGTCGGGACAGGGGGTTGGCCCTTGGTGTTGATGCGACAGACAATGATTCATCCAGCCTGGGCTTCCATCTTATTGGGCAGCTCCAATCCAACAAGATCAATAAGATCCTGCCATATGTCGATACGGTCGAGTCGGTCGATGGGCCCTCGCTGGCCCGAAAGCTGGCCACGCGGGCACTGGCTGCGGGCAGAACCGTGGGCATACTTCTGGAGGTCAACGAGTCTGGCGAGCAGGCCAAGTCGGGATGTGCCCCCGACCAGGCTCTGGATCTGGCCTATGAGCTGGCCGCTATGGAGGGAATCCGGCTTAAGGGCCTGATGACCGTCGGTGCACACGTGGACGACGAGGCCGTCATCAGGAGCGGATTCGCCCATTTGCGCGGCCTGCGCGACCGCATCAGGGATTCTGGGCAGCCGGGCACTGACACCTGCACCATGCTGTCCATGGGAATGACCGGAGACATGGAGTATGCGGTGGCTGAGGGATCGACCGAGGTCCGTGTAGGCACAGCCATCTTCGGCCCGCGGGCTTTTATCTGA
- the gluQRS gene encoding tRNA glutamyl-Q(34) synthetase GluQRS has product MHKGEPRTDQIDEAKVVGRLAPSPTGRMHLGNVYACLAAWLGVRSQGSGGVLWLRIEDIDTPRVVKDADRWIMDDLVWLGLDWDGEVVYQSQRSDAYSQALKLLESQQLVGGQPLIYPCFCSRADIRAASAPNEGDGFIVYPGTCRGLSPRMVSERLARAQRHSLRIAVPDQPDESDAICRFHDLIFGPQSFNLPRQVGDVVVRRSDGLVSYQFAVTVDDLAMGVNQIVRGRDLLRSTAIQMWIRNHLQSQAPGVQYAHLPLIDGVDGRRMSKRFGSPDLGSLRRDGWSPRQVLGICGWLMGLLDRPRPASAHELLDGFTWNTLAADRKDRQLNLSEVNVSDVKPSL; this is encoded by the coding sequence ATGCACAAGGGAGAACCGAGAACGGACCAGATCGACGAAGCCAAGGTCGTAGGAAGGTTGGCACCTTCGCCGACTGGACGGATGCATCTGGGCAATGTCTATGCATGTCTGGCGGCCTGGCTGGGTGTCAGGTCGCAAGGGTCTGGCGGGGTCCTGTGGCTTCGCATCGAAGACATAGATACGCCGAGGGTGGTCAAGGACGCTGATCGTTGGATCATGGATGACCTGGTCTGGCTGGGATTGGATTGGGATGGCGAGGTGGTCTACCAGTCCCAGCGCTCCGATGCATACAGCCAGGCATTGAAGTTGTTGGAATCGCAGCAATTGGTTGGCGGGCAGCCCCTGATCTATCCCTGCTTCTGCTCCCGTGCCGATATCCGCGCGGCATCGGCACCGAATGAAGGCGACGGGTTCATCGTCTATCCGGGCACCTGCCGAGGACTTTCCCCTCGGATGGTCAGTGAAAGGCTGGCTCGGGCGCAGAGGCACAGCCTCCGGATTGCAGTCCCTGATCAGCCCGACGAGTCGGATGCCATCTGTCGCTTCCACGATCTGATTTTTGGCCCGCAGTCCTTCAACTTGCCCAGACAGGTCGGTGATGTGGTCGTCAGACGTTCGGACGGCTTGGTTTCCTACCAGTTTGCGGTGACGGTGGATGACCTGGCCATGGGCGTCAATCAGATTGTGCGAGGACGGGACCTGCTGAGGTCCACGGCCATTCAGATGTGGATCCGGAATCATCTTCAGTCGCAGGCTCCTGGTGTTCAGTACGCGCACCTGCCGCTGATTGACGGCGTGGACGGCAGGAGGATGTCCAAGCGCTTCGGATCGCCGGACCTGGGGTCACTCAGAAGGGACGGCTGGTCACCCAGGCAGGTATTGGGGATTTGTGGCTGGCTGATGGGGCTTTTGGACCGTCCTAGACCTGCAAGCGCGCACGAACTGCTGGATGGTTTCACGTGGAACACCCTGGCCGCTGACCGCAAGGACCGACAGCTAAACCTGAGCGAGGTGAACGTTTCTGATGTAAAGCCGAGTCTGTAA
- a CDS encoding metal-dependent hydrolase family protein yields the protein MGRLQGRKEREPFVLEHASIATGDEKGTVQKDMSVLVSADGRIEQVCPTPLAYVPSGYHRINATGKFVAPGLINAHTHLFADGKPLSGGTDLSPRVVDAGLKVVHSPAGKVLMDARIKGNVSTLLNSGVTTIRTLGDVGYEAVRLRDKIDADELTGPRMLAAGPLLAIPGGHGDPFIALSCSSPEEARRRTRENLDHGVNAIKVAATGGVTDATKLGEAGSPQMTEEEMAAVCDEAHEFGVLVAAHAQSPEGVKAALKAGVDTIEHGSALDDEMIGLFLDNPRSLRGFSALDPTLSAGLPLVKISQQELGINDIVRGNSELVVDGMVKSAKQAHENGIAVGVGTDTGMTFVPQYGTWRELDYLVRYADFTPAQAFHAATQVNARNLGFDNVTGSVDTGKDADLIVLDEDPAKNVRTLSDPKLVIVRGKPVWRPEVKHFEEIDRLLDSF from the coding sequence ATGGGGCGTCTTCAAGGTAGGAAAGAGCGCGAGCCGTTTGTGCTCGAGCATGCCAGCATCGCGACCGGTGATGAAAAAGGCACGGTCCAGAAGGATATGTCTGTTCTGGTGTCCGCGGACGGTCGGATAGAGCAGGTCTGCCCGACTCCGCTGGCTTACGTGCCTTCCGGATATCACCGGATCAACGCTACGGGCAAGTTTGTGGCCCCTGGACTCATCAATGCCCATACCCATCTCTTCGCCGATGGCAAGCCCTTGTCTGGCGGTACGGATTTGTCACCGCGTGTGGTCGATGCCGGTTTGAAGGTGGTGCACAGCCCCGCCGGCAAAGTCCTGATGGATGCCAGGATCAAGGGCAATGTCTCCACGCTGCTGAACTCGGGAGTAACGACCATTCGTACCCTGGGCGATGTGGGCTATGAGGCGGTTCGCCTGCGTGACAAGATTGATGCCGACGAGCTGACCGGCCCGCGCATGCTGGCTGCCGGTCCCCTCCTGGCGATTCCCGGGGGGCATGGCGATCCCTTCATCGCCCTGTCCTGCTCCTCTCCCGAAGAGGCCAGACGTCGGACCAGGGAGAACCTGGATCATGGTGTCAATGCCATCAAGGTGGCTGCGACCGGTGGTGTGACCGATGCCACCAAGCTTGGCGAGGCCGGCAGCCCACAGATGACCGAGGAGGAAATGGCCGCTGTCTGCGATGAGGCCCATGAGTTTGGTGTGCTAGTCGCAGCACACGCCCAGAGCCCCGAAGGGGTCAAGGCCGCTCTCAAGGCGGGCGTGGACACCATCGAGCATGGCAGTGCTCTGGATGACGAGATGATTGGGCTCTTCCTTGACAATCCGCGCTCGCTTCGTGGTTTCTCTGCCCTGGACCCCACCCTGTCCGCCGGATTGCCGCTGGTCAAGATCAGCCAGCAGGAGCTGGGAATCAACGACATAGTCCGTGGCAATTCCGAGCTGGTAGTCGACGGCATGGTCAAGAGCGCCAAGCAGGCTCATGAGAACGGTATTGCCGTCGGCGTCGGCACCGACACCGGCATGACCTTTGTGCCCCAGTACGGCACTTGGCGAGAACTCGACTATCTGGTGCGGTACGCTGACTTCACCCCGGCTCAGGCCTTCCACGCTGCCACCCAGGTCAATGCCCGAAACCTGGGCTTCGACAATGTCACTGGTTCGGTCGACACGGGCAAGGATGCGGATCTGATCGTCCTTGACGAGGACCCTGCCAAGAATGTGCGGACCCTGTCTGATCCCAAGCTGGTCATCGTCCGCGGTAAGCCGGTCTGGCGGCCCGAGGTCAAGCATTTCGAGGAGATTGATCGCCTGCTCGATAGCTTCTGA
- a CDS encoding MIP/aquaporin family protein: MEYSLMTKLAAECVGTAILMIFGNGAVADVDLEGTKGHHSGWLTIAMGYGFGVMFPVLMFGGVSGAHINPAMTLGQAVIGIFPWSQVLPYILAQLIGAALGQLVVYACYFPHYRMTKEPAPILGTFCTTDASGSPVNYFINEFFGTLVLVLGALCCLQGPWGSKGLAAASIVVGLIVWGLVTSLGGPTGPGLNPARDLVPRFLHWILPVPNKGDSRWNEAWIPVVAPIIGAIVGAVIFKSLFAA, translated from the coding sequence ATGGAATATTCGCTCATGACCAAGCTGGCCGCTGAATGTGTCGGCACTGCCATATTGATGATCTTCGGCAACGGCGCGGTCGCCGATGTGGATCTGGAGGGCACCAAGGGTCATCATTCCGGCTGGCTCACCATCGCCATGGGTTATGGCTTCGGAGTCATGTTTCCTGTGCTCATGTTCGGTGGTGTGTCCGGGGCCCACATCAACCCGGCCATGACTCTGGGACAGGCCGTCATCGGCATCTTCCCCTGGAGCCAGGTTCTGCCGTATATTCTTGCGCAGTTGATTGGAGCAGCTCTGGGCCAGCTGGTCGTCTATGCCTGCTATTTCCCGCACTACCGCATGACCAAGGAGCCGGCACCGATTCTGGGCACCTTCTGCACTACCGATGCCTCGGGATCACCGGTCAATTATTTTATCAATGAGTTCTTCGGCACGCTGGTGCTGGTCCTCGGAGCCCTTTGCTGCCTACAAGGTCCGTGGGGGTCTAAGGGGTTGGCTGCCGCCTCCATAGTTGTCGGCTTGATCGTTTGGGGGCTGGTCACCTCTCTGGGCGGTCCCACCGGCCCTGGCCTGAACCCCGCACGTGACCTGGTACCGCGCTTCCTGCACTGGATTCTGCCCGTGCCCAATAAGGGGGACTCACGCTGGAACGAGGCTTGGATTCCGGTGGTGGCCCCCATCATTGGTGCCATCGTCGGAGCTGTGATTTTCAAGAGTCTTTTCGCTGCCTGA
- a CDS encoding formate--tetrahydrofolate ligase, with protein sequence MTGFDDYVRPYGLFDKIDAFGYLKDLQDHPDMPRKHGRVLLVTADTPLKASRGEGKTTTTIALIDALRARGVDAAAVLRQPSMGITAAGSKGGASGGGKSSLTHPELVDWGLCGEMAAIESAQNLLVSFAEKAVDEGRLDTVLVPRVSEVPSRSLRQITVDRGKSDLPERTVLTPTCELMQIVVLSRSMEEIERRVAAMVAGTLDGRPVTFGEFVDLWRITGILTDAVKPAFTETLEGSPVYVHGGPFANVSIGIPSLVSVEMACARHDVVVVEAGYGADAGAQKWLDIAAREYGAQWPAAAVVVTRATTWRDDPKLSWRYPFHVHRLEGLGIPTFPLINLWEGEDDQVDSLRETADGLGFRRPIVGNLFRDGGKALEPQLDDLIKALQEPVNAQADTASLHDMSVPDRIRWIAQSAYGVPADRVVEREGFQDSLQAASDLCSKVGISLEDLVVVAVKSPATMTDDDRADQDRRTVTLKKVEAHTGAGLLQVNLTTSLTTPMPKIV encoded by the coding sequence ATGACGGGCTTCGACGATTACGTCAGGCCATACGGCCTGTTTGACAAGATCGATGCCTTCGGCTACCTGAAGGATCTGCAGGATCATCCGGATATGCCGCGCAAGCATGGCCGGGTGCTGCTGGTCACCGCAGACACCCCGCTGAAGGCCTCGCGTGGCGAGGGCAAGACAACCACCACCATCGCCCTGATCGACGCCCTGCGTGCCCGGGGAGTGGACGCCGCCGCAGTCCTGCGTCAGCCCAGCATGGGCATTACCGCTGCCGGGTCCAAGGGTGGCGCCTCTGGTGGCGGCAAGTCCTCCCTGACTCATCCTGAGCTGGTGGATTGGGGACTGTGCGGGGAGATGGCGGCCATCGAATCCGCCCAGAACCTGCTGGTTTCCTTTGCGGAGAAGGCCGTGGACGAGGGTCGGTTGGACACCGTTCTGGTGCCCCGGGTCAGCGAGGTGCCCTCGCGGTCTCTGAGGCAGATCACTGTGGACCGAGGCAAGAGCGATCTGCCTGAGCGGACCGTGCTGACGCCCACCTGCGAGCTCATGCAGATTGTGGTGCTCTCCCGGAGCATGGAGGAGATCGAACGGCGCGTGGCCGCCATGGTCGCGGGAACCCTGGATGGCCGTCCGGTTACCTTCGGGGAGTTCGTGGACCTGTGGCGGATCACCGGCATTCTGACAGACGCGGTCAAGCCAGCCTTCACTGAGACCTTGGAGGGCTCTCCGGTCTATGTGCATGGCGGGCCATTCGCCAACGTTTCCATCGGCATCCCCAGCCTGGTGTCCGTGGAGATGGCCTGCGCCAGGCACGATGTGGTCGTCGTCGAGGCAGGCTACGGAGCCGATGCCGGCGCCCAGAAGTGGCTGGACATCGCCGCCCGCGAGTATGGGGCCCAATGGCCGGCCGCAGCCGTGGTCGTCACCCGTGCCACCACCTGGCGGGACGATCCCAAGCTGAGCTGGCGCTACCCCTTCCACGTGCACCGTCTGGAGGGACTGGGCATCCCCACCTTCCCGCTGATCAACCTCTGGGAGGGTGAGGACGACCAGGTGGATTCCTTGCGGGAGACCGCCGACGGCCTGGGCTTCCGCAGGCCCATCGTGGGCAACCTCTTCCGTGACGGGGGCAAGGCCCTCGAGCCTCAGCTGGACGATCTGATCAAGGCCCTGCAGGAGCCCGTAAACGCCCAGGCGGATACAGCCAGCCTGCATGATATGTCCGTGCCGGATCGGATTCGCTGGATCGCCCAGAGCGCCTACGGTGTGCCGGCTGATCGGGTCGTCGAGCGTGAGGGATTCCAGGACAGTCTCCAGGCGGCCTCCGACCTGTGCAGCAAGGTGGGCATTTCCCTCGAGGATCTGGTTGTAGTTGCGGTCAAGTCGCCGGCTACCATGACCGACGATGACCGGGCCGACCAGGACAGGCGCACAGTCACCCTGAAGAAGGTCGAGGCCCATACGGGTGCCGGCCTCCTGCAGGTGAACCTGACCACCTCCCTGACTACTCCCATGCCCAAGATCGTCTGA
- a CDS encoding C69 family dipeptidase, which translates to MPCTTLLIGKNASYDGSTIIARNEDSANGEFRPKRFVLVAPDQQPRHYRSVISHLEMDLPEDPMRYTSVPNAVLDQGLWAEAGVNSDNVAMSATETITTNERVLGADPLVEPTPAQGRPGDEGYLAEVPGGIGEEDLVTIVLPYIHSAREGVQRLGSLLERYGTYEMNGIAFSDVDEIWWMETVGGHHWIAKRVPDDSYVTMPNQLGIDEFDLDDAFGDQTDHLCSADLREFIADNFLDLAVESASPFNPRDAFGSHSDSDHVYNTPRAWYMQRFLNPYDEIWDGPDADHTPTSDNIPWCRQPERLITVEDVKYLLSSHYQGTPYDPYGRTGDEHTKGLYRPIGINRNDQLALIQLRPYRPESCRAIQWMSYGSNAFNALVPFYANVGRTPDYLTNATNRVSTDSLYWSDRLIAALCDSAFAGTSAAVERYQQSVGGVGHRLIAAADEQVARLEGADKGTDNPEVRQVLEAANQDMADRLRKETDDLLGQVLYTVSMGMRNGYHLSDN; encoded by the coding sequence ATGCCCTGCACCACGCTTCTGATAGGCAAGAATGCCAGTTACGACGGGTCCACCATCATCGCTCGGAATGAGGATTCAGCCAACGGGGAGTTCCGTCCCAAGCGTTTCGTATTAGTCGCTCCTGACCAGCAGCCCCGGCACTACCGCAGCGTGATCAGTCACTTGGAGATGGACCTGCCCGAGGATCCCATGCGCTATACCTCGGTGCCCAACGCCGTGCTCGATCAGGGGCTCTGGGCCGAAGCAGGCGTTAACAGCGACAACGTGGCCATGTCAGCCACCGAGACCATCACTACCAACGAGCGTGTTCTGGGTGCCGATCCGCTGGTGGAGCCCACCCCTGCTCAGGGCCGCCCCGGCGATGAAGGCTATCTGGCCGAGGTGCCTGGAGGCATCGGCGAGGAGGACTTGGTCACCATCGTCCTGCCCTACATCCATTCGGCTCGGGAGGGCGTCCAGCGGCTGGGTTCCCTGCTCGAGCGCTACGGCACCTACGAGATGAATGGCATTGCCTTCAGTGACGTGGACGAGATCTGGTGGATGGAGACTGTTGGTGGCCATCACTGGATCGCCAAGCGCGTGCCTGATGATTCCTACGTGACCATGCCCAACCAGCTGGGCATTGACGAGTTCGATCTGGACGACGCCTTCGGAGACCAGACCGACCACCTTTGCTCGGCCGACCTGCGGGAGTTCATTGCCGACAACTTCCTGGACCTGGCCGTGGAGTCGGCTTCACCCTTCAACCCCCGTGATGCCTTTGGCTCCCACAGTGATTCGGACCATGTATACAACACGCCTCGGGCCTGGTACATGCAGCGTTTCCTCAATCCCTATGACGAAATCTGGGACGGGCCGGACGCCGACCACACTCCCACCAGCGACAACATTCCCTGGTGCCGTCAGCCTGAGCGCCTGATTACCGTGGAGGATGTCAAGTATCTGCTCAGCTCCCACTACCAGGGCACACCCTACGATCCCTATGGGCGGACCGGCGACGAGCACACCAAGGGGCTCTACCGGCCCATTGGCATCAACCGCAACGACCAGCTGGCCCTGATTCAGCTGCGCCCCTACCGGCCTGAATCCTGCCGGGCCATCCAGTGGATGTCCTACGGGTCAAACGCTTTCAATGCCCTGGTTCCCTTCTATGCCAATGTGGGACGGACGCCTGATTATCTCACTAATGCTACGAATCGTGTCTCCACTGACAGCCTCTACTGGTCCGATCGGTTGATCGCTGCACTGTGCGACTCGGCCTTCGCCGGCACTTCAGCTGCAGTTGAACGCTACCAGCAGAGCGTTGGAGGCGTAGGCCATCGTCTGATCGCCGCTGCAGACGAACAGGTGGCCAGGCTGGAGGGCGCCGATAAGGGCACGGATAACCCCGAGGTCCGCCAGGTGCTGGAGGCTGCAAACCAGGACATGGCCGACCGTCTGCGCAAGGAGACCGATGACCTGCTGGGCCAAGTGCTTTATACGGTCAGCATGGGCATGCGCAACGGCTACCACCTGTCCGACAACTGA
- a CDS encoding YbhB/YbcL family Raf kinase inhibitor-like protein produces the protein MRIITDFGTIPDRYAKRAPQSLTRKGRPVVSFPFRLEGVPQEARYLHWMLVDPDSVPVCGFPWIHWSLANLPIEALLALQPDGTESSVLAIPEDFSRNLSNLIPGVPQGRTSAASPLVMEEEIADDPGVLMRYNGPTPPDQVHDYVLSVWATQGSLPGLEEGFWLNALAHAIHSAQPVAAAARAWLPADA, from the coding sequence ATGAGGATTATCACTGATTTCGGCACTATTCCCGATCGGTACGCCAAGCGCGCCCCTCAGTCCCTTACCCGCAAGGGACGTCCTGTAGTTTCCTTCCCATTTCGGCTTGAAGGGGTGCCCCAGGAGGCCCGGTACCTGCACTGGATGCTGGTGGATCCGGACTCCGTGCCCGTGTGCGGCTTCCCTTGGATCCACTGGTCCCTGGCCAACCTGCCCATCGAGGCTTTGCTCGCCTTGCAGCCTGACGGGACCGAAAGCTCCGTTCTGGCGATTCCGGAGGACTTCTCCAGAAATCTGTCTAATCTGATTCCCGGCGTGCCCCAAGGGCGCACCTCGGCGGCCTCGCCCCTGGTCATGGAAGAGGAGATCGCCGACGATCCTGGCGTGCTTATGCGTTACAACGGCCCCACGCCTCCGGACCAGGTCCATGATTATGTGCTGTCGGTCTGGGCCACTCAAGGGTCCTTGCCCGGACTGGAGGAAGGGTTCTGGCTCAATGCCCTGGCCCATGCCATCCATTCCGCCCAGCCGGTGGCCGCAGCGGCTCGGGCCTGGCTGCCGGCTGATGCCTGA
- a CDS encoding DNA polymerase III subunit delta' produces MSVWDAIVGQQPTVELLERTVAAQAQGHDEVAQSWLICGPPGSGRSNLARAFAAALISPDQGLNDQPTRVTQQVLAGTHPDVTILSTNKVTIGINEVRELIMTSEQMPSTSRWRVIIIEDVDRMLERTTNVLLKEIEEPAEHTIWLLCAPSAQDVLPTIRSRTRVLNLAVPSNTAVADFLTDQVGVDRVLAAKAARLAQGHIGIARLYATRDQVLADRDELVVGLLGLRRASDAVILAGRVVDAARDQATATVDDEVAKDEREFRQINGLRDKERIPRQLRGAYHALGGKDQVRRRVTRLTRDVLDRNLSTLSSVYRDVGVLQNGAEEKAGLVNLENRAAIADLSVRLSRQGAIDRIQLIGRARRRLAANGSPLLVFEALFCTLLV; encoded by the coding sequence ATGAGCGTCTGGGATGCCATTGTGGGCCAGCAGCCCACGGTCGAGCTACTTGAGCGGACGGTGGCGGCCCAGGCGCAGGGACATGACGAGGTGGCGCAGTCCTGGCTGATCTGCGGCCCTCCTGGATCGGGGCGTTCCAATCTGGCACGGGCTTTCGCGGCGGCCCTGATCAGCCCTGACCAGGGATTGAACGACCAACCCACCCGCGTCACTCAGCAGGTTCTGGCCGGAACCCATCCGGATGTGACCATACTATCCACCAACAAGGTCACCATCGGCATCAACGAGGTCAGGGAGTTGATCATGACCTCGGAACAGATGCCTTCGACCTCGCGATGGCGGGTCATCATCATCGAAGATGTGGATCGGATGCTGGAGCGGACCACCAATGTGCTGCTCAAGGAGATCGAGGAGCCGGCCGAACATACCATCTGGCTTTTGTGCGCACCCAGCGCTCAGGATGTGCTGCCTACCATCCGTTCACGGACCAGGGTGCTCAACTTGGCGGTGCCGTCCAACACCGCAGTGGCCGATTTCCTGACTGACCAGGTGGGGGTGGACCGGGTCCTTGCCGCCAAGGCCGCCCGTCTGGCCCAGGGGCACATCGGCATCGCCCGTCTCTATGCCACCAGGGATCAGGTCCTGGCCGACCGTGATGAGCTGGTGGTGGGCCTGCTGGGACTTAGACGCGCTTCGGATGCCGTGATTCTGGCTGGCCGGGTGGTGGACGCGGCTCGGGATCAGGCCACCGCCACCGTGGACGATGAGGTGGCCAAGGACGAGCGGGAGTTTCGGCAGATTAACGGGCTTAGGGACAAGGAACGCATTCCCCGGCAGTTGCGTGGGGCCTATCATGCCTTGGGGGGCAAGGATCAGGTTCGCCGACGGGTCACCAGACTGACCCGGGATGTGCTGGACCGTAACCTGAGCACCTTGTCCAGCGTCTACCGAGATGTGGGCGTCCTGCAGAACGGTGCCGAGGAGAAGGCCGGCTTGGTCAATTTGGAGAATCGGGCGGCAATTGCTGATTTGTCCGTCAGACTCTCCAGACAGGGGGCAATTGATCGCATTCAGCTGATTGGCCGGGCTCGCAGGAGACTGGCTGCCAACGGTTCGCCGCTCCTGGTCTTCGAGGCCCTCTTCTGCACCCTGCTGGTCTGA